Proteins encoded within one genomic window of Cyprinus carpio isolate SPL01 chromosome B22, ASM1834038v1, whole genome shotgun sequence:
- the LOC109046910 gene encoding glutaminase kidney isoform, mitochondrial isoform X2 produces MLQFRFSRALKEFCKPNLTRLWKASKVTDNNVTAATAAGGCASSYRRSLCTQTDAANEKKAGILPSLEDLLFYTIAEGQEKIPAHKFTTALKATGLRTGDPRLKECMEMLKVTLKTTSDGALDRHLFKKCVQSNIVLLTQAFRKKFVIPDFQSFTSHIDQIYESAKSLSGGQVADYIPQLAKFSPNLWAVALCTVDGQRYTAGDTKVPFCLQSCVKPLKYAVAVHDHGTEYVHRFIGKEPSGLRFNKLFLDEDDKPHNPMVNAGAIVCTSLLKQGVSTAEKFDYVMNFMKKLAGNEYVGFSNATFQSERLSGDRNFAIGYYLKEKKCFPEGTDMISILDLYFQLCSIEVTCESASVMAATLANGGFCPITGERVLNPEAVRNTLSLMHSCGMYDFSGQFAFHVGLPAKSGVSGGILLVVPNVMGIMCWSPPLDKLGNSVRGIQFCTDLVQLCNFHNYDNLRHFAKKLDPRREGGDQRVKSVINLLFAAYTGDVSALRRFALSSMDMEQRDYDSRTALHVAAAEGHTEVVRFLLEACKVNPVPRDRWGNTPMDEAIHFGHHDVVTILQDYHNAYSPKETTADSDKETAEKNLDGML; encoded by the exons GAAGGCAGGCATTTTGCCCAGCCTGGAAGATCTGCTGTTTTACACCATTGCAGAAGGCCAGGAGAAAATTCCAGCTCACAAATTTACCACG gCGCTGAAAGCCACAGGTCTGCGTACCGGAGACCCCCGTCTTAAGGAGTGTATGGAGATGTTAAAGGTCACCCTGAAGACCACATCAGATGGTGCTCTGGATCGACATCTCTTCAAAAA GTGTGTGCAAAGCAATATCGTGTTGCTAACGCAGGCTTTCCGGAAAAAGTTTGTTATTCCCGACTTTCAGTCATTTACCTCTCACATCGATCAGATTTATGAGAGCGCTAAATCACTGTCGGGTGGCCAG GTGGCAGATTACATTCCACAGCTAGCGAAATTTAGCCCTAATCTCTGGGCCGTTGCTCTGTGCACTGTAGATGGCCAGCG ATACACTGCGGGTGACACGAAAGTTCCATTTTGTCTGCAGTCATGTGTGAAACCTTTAAAGTACGCAGTTGCTGTTCACGATCACGGCACTGAATACGTGCACCGCTTTATAGGGAAGGAACCCAGCGGTCTTCGTTTTAACAAACTCTTTCTTGACGAGGATG ATAAACCTCACAATCCCATGGTAAACGCTGGCGCCATAGTTTGCACCTCCCTCCTCAAG CAAGGTGTAAGCACTGCTGAGAAGTTTGACTAT GTGATGAACTTTATGAAGAAGTTGGCAGGAAATGAATATGTTGGTTTCAGCAATGCTAC GTTTCAGTCAGAGAGACTGTCAGGTGACAGAAACTTTGCCATTGGTTATTACTTGAAGGAAAAGAAG TGTTTCCCAGAGGGTACAGATATGATCTCCATCCTGGACCTTTACTTCCAG ctgTGCTCCATTGAGGTAACCTGCGAAAGTGCCAGTGTGATGGCAGCCACCCTGGCGAACGGTGGCTTCTGTCCAATCACGGGCGAGCGTGTGCTGAACCCCGAGGCTGTACGAAACACTCTGAGTCTCATGCACTCCTGCGGCATGTACGACTTTTCTGGGCAGTTCGCCTTCCAT GTTGGTCTCCCGGCTAAATCAGGTGTTTCCGGAGGCATCCTGCTGGTGGTGCCCAATGTGATGGGCATTATGTGTTGGTCTCCTCCTCTTGACAAACTGGGCAACAGCGTGCGAGGAATCCAGTTTTGCACG gatCTGGTCCAGCTCTGTAATTTCCACAACTATGATAATTTACGCCACTTTGCCAAGAAACTGGATCCACGCCGAGAGGGCGGAGACCAGCGG GTCAAGTCAGTTATCAACCTGCTGTTTGCGGCCTACACAGGAGACGTGTCAGCTCTGAGAAG GTTTGCGCTATCGTCAATGGATATGGAGCAGAGAGATTATGACTCTCGGACGGCCCTTCATGTAGCTGCTGCTGAAG GTCACACTGAGGTTGTGCGTTTTCTCCTAGAGGCTTGTAAGGTGAACCCAGTGCCCAGAGACAG GTGGGGTAACACTCCCATGGACGAGGCCATTCATTTCGGCCATCATGACGTCGTAACGATCCTGCAGGACTATCACAATGCTTACAGCCCTAAGGAGACCACTGCCGACAGTGACAAGGAGACGGCTGAGAAGAATCTGGACGGGATGCTGTAG
- the LOC109046910 gene encoding glutaminase kidney isoform, mitochondrial isoform X1 → MLQFRFSRALKEFCKPNLTRLWKASKVTDNNVTAATAAGGCASSYRRSLCTQTDAANEKRRKAGILPSLEDLLFYTIAEGQEKIPAHKFTTALKATGLRTGDPRLKECMEMLKVTLKTTSDGALDRHLFKKCVQSNIVLLTQAFRKKFVIPDFQSFTSHIDQIYESAKSLSGGQVADYIPQLAKFSPNLWAVALCTVDGQRYTAGDTKVPFCLQSCVKPLKYAVAVHDHGTEYVHRFIGKEPSGLRFNKLFLDEDDKPHNPMVNAGAIVCTSLLKQGVSTAEKFDYVMNFMKKLAGNEYVGFSNATFQSERLSGDRNFAIGYYLKEKKCFPEGTDMISILDLYFQLCSIEVTCESASVMAATLANGGFCPITGERVLNPEAVRNTLSLMHSCGMYDFSGQFAFHVGLPAKSGVSGGILLVVPNVMGIMCWSPPLDKLGNSVRGIQFCTDLVQLCNFHNYDNLRHFAKKLDPRREGGDQRVKSVINLLFAAYTGDVSALRRFALSSMDMEQRDYDSRTALHVAAAEGHTEVVRFLLEACKVNPVPRDRWGNTPMDEAIHFGHHDVVTILQDYHNAYSPKETTADSDKETAEKNLDGML, encoded by the exons GAGAAGGAAGGCAGGCATTTTGCCCAGCCTGGAAGATCTGCTGTTTTACACCATTGCAGAAGGCCAGGAGAAAATTCCAGCTCACAAATTTACCACG gCGCTGAAAGCCACAGGTCTGCGTACCGGAGACCCCCGTCTTAAGGAGTGTATGGAGATGTTAAAGGTCACCCTGAAGACCACATCAGATGGTGCTCTGGATCGACATCTCTTCAAAAA GTGTGTGCAAAGCAATATCGTGTTGCTAACGCAGGCTTTCCGGAAAAAGTTTGTTATTCCCGACTTTCAGTCATTTACCTCTCACATCGATCAGATTTATGAGAGCGCTAAATCACTGTCGGGTGGCCAG GTGGCAGATTACATTCCACAGCTAGCGAAATTTAGCCCTAATCTCTGGGCCGTTGCTCTGTGCACTGTAGATGGCCAGCG ATACACTGCGGGTGACACGAAAGTTCCATTTTGTCTGCAGTCATGTGTGAAACCTTTAAAGTACGCAGTTGCTGTTCACGATCACGGCACTGAATACGTGCACCGCTTTATAGGGAAGGAACCCAGCGGTCTTCGTTTTAACAAACTCTTTCTTGACGAGGATG ATAAACCTCACAATCCCATGGTAAACGCTGGCGCCATAGTTTGCACCTCCCTCCTCAAG CAAGGTGTAAGCACTGCTGAGAAGTTTGACTAT GTGATGAACTTTATGAAGAAGTTGGCAGGAAATGAATATGTTGGTTTCAGCAATGCTAC GTTTCAGTCAGAGAGACTGTCAGGTGACAGAAACTTTGCCATTGGTTATTACTTGAAGGAAAAGAAG TGTTTCCCAGAGGGTACAGATATGATCTCCATCCTGGACCTTTACTTCCAG ctgTGCTCCATTGAGGTAACCTGCGAAAGTGCCAGTGTGATGGCAGCCACCCTGGCGAACGGTGGCTTCTGTCCAATCACGGGCGAGCGTGTGCTGAACCCCGAGGCTGTACGAAACACTCTGAGTCTCATGCACTCCTGCGGCATGTACGACTTTTCTGGGCAGTTCGCCTTCCAT GTTGGTCTCCCGGCTAAATCAGGTGTTTCCGGAGGCATCCTGCTGGTGGTGCCCAATGTGATGGGCATTATGTGTTGGTCTCCTCCTCTTGACAAACTGGGCAACAGCGTGCGAGGAATCCAGTTTTGCACG gatCTGGTCCAGCTCTGTAATTTCCACAACTATGATAATTTACGCCACTTTGCCAAGAAACTGGATCCACGCCGAGAGGGCGGAGACCAGCGG GTCAAGTCAGTTATCAACCTGCTGTTTGCGGCCTACACAGGAGACGTGTCAGCTCTGAGAAG GTTTGCGCTATCGTCAATGGATATGGAGCAGAGAGATTATGACTCTCGGACGGCCCTTCATGTAGCTGCTGCTGAAG GTCACACTGAGGTTGTGCGTTTTCTCCTAGAGGCTTGTAAGGTGAACCCAGTGCCCAGAGACAG GTGGGGTAACACTCCCATGGACGAGGCCATTCATTTCGGCCATCATGACGTCGTAACGATCCTGCAGGACTATCACAATGCTTACAGCCCTAAGGAGACCACTGCCGACAGTGACAAGGAGACGGCTGAGAAGAATCTGGACGGGATGCTGTAG
- the LOC109046910 gene encoding glutaminase kidney isoform, mitochondrial isoform X3, with protein sequence MNFMKKLAGNEYVGFSNATFQSERLSGDRNFAIGYYLKEKKCFPEGTDMISILDLYFQLCSIEVTCESASVMAATLANGGFCPITGERVLNPEAVRNTLSLMHSCGMYDFSGQFAFHVGLPAKSGVSGGILLVVPNVMGIMCWSPPLDKLGNSVRGIQFCTDLVQLCNFHNYDNLRHFAKKLDPRREGGDQRVKSVINLLFAAYTGDVSALRRFALSSMDMEQRDYDSRTALHVAAAEGHTEVVRFLLEACKVNPVPRDRWGNTPMDEAIHFGHHDVVTILQDYHNAYSPKETTADSDKETAEKNLDGML encoded by the exons ATGAACTTTATGAAGAAGTTGGCAGGAAATGAATATGTTGGTTTCAGCAATGCTAC GTTTCAGTCAGAGAGACTGTCAGGTGACAGAAACTTTGCCATTGGTTATTACTTGAAGGAAAAGAAG TGTTTCCCAGAGGGTACAGATATGATCTCCATCCTGGACCTTTACTTCCAG ctgTGCTCCATTGAGGTAACCTGCGAAAGTGCCAGTGTGATGGCAGCCACCCTGGCGAACGGTGGCTTCTGTCCAATCACGGGCGAGCGTGTGCTGAACCCCGAGGCTGTACGAAACACTCTGAGTCTCATGCACTCCTGCGGCATGTACGACTTTTCTGGGCAGTTCGCCTTCCAT GTTGGTCTCCCGGCTAAATCAGGTGTTTCCGGAGGCATCCTGCTGGTGGTGCCCAATGTGATGGGCATTATGTGTTGGTCTCCTCCTCTTGACAAACTGGGCAACAGCGTGCGAGGAATCCAGTTTTGCACG gatCTGGTCCAGCTCTGTAATTTCCACAACTATGATAATTTACGCCACTTTGCCAAGAAACTGGATCCACGCCGAGAGGGCGGAGACCAGCGG GTCAAGTCAGTTATCAACCTGCTGTTTGCGGCCTACACAGGAGACGTGTCAGCTCTGAGAAG GTTTGCGCTATCGTCAATGGATATGGAGCAGAGAGATTATGACTCTCGGACGGCCCTTCATGTAGCTGCTGCTGAAG GTCACACTGAGGTTGTGCGTTTTCTCCTAGAGGCTTGTAAGGTGAACCCAGTGCCCAGAGACAG GTGGGGTAACACTCCCATGGACGAGGCCATTCATTTCGGCCATCATGACGTCGTAACGATCCTGCAGGACTATCACAATGCTTACAGCCCTAAGGAGACCACTGCCGACAGTGACAAGGAGACGGCTGAGAAGAATCTGGACGGGATGCTGTAG